The proteins below come from a single Maylandia zebra isolate NMK-2024a linkage group LG23, Mzebra_GT3a, whole genome shotgun sequence genomic window:
- the LOC101473470 gene encoding protein NLRC3, which translates to MEKPTEYKQMDNSTQEASPTDGPLKCESELKSKLKRELRCAFEASTKGESPTILNLIYTDLYIIEGGTAEVTDEHELRQIEMASRKSDRQEKTVRQDKIFKGSPGREEPIRTVLTKGVAGIGKTVLTQKYTLDWAEDKANQDIQFIFLFTFRELNLLKEKTFSLVELVHHFFTETKESGICSFEDFQVVFIFDGLDECRLPLDFNNTKILTDPREATSVHLLLINLVKGHLLPSAHVWITTRPAAANQIPAQFVDIVTEIRGFNDRQKDEYFWKRFRDEEQASIIISHILLSENLHIMCRIPVFCWITATVLDSLTINNESSDLPKSLTELYIHFMMVQVQLKKVKDEGSETDPPWSPDSRKMVEALGKLAFDQLQKRNLIFYESDLTECGIDISAASVYSGVFTHIFKEERGLYQDKVFCFVHLSVQEFLAALHVHLTFINSGVNLLEEKKSWSFKLFGIKHKQKVFYQCAVDKALQSPNGHLDLFLRFLLGLSLQTNQTLLRGLLTQTGSSSQTNQETVQYIKKKLNENLSTEKSLNLFHCLNELNDCSLVVEIQQSLSSGSLSTDELSPAQWSALVFILLSSENYLDVFDLKKYSASEEALLRLLPVVKASKKVILNDCQLSEKSCEALSLVFSSQSNSVRELDLSNNDLKDSGVKLLSVGVKNPRCKLETLSLSGCLITEQGCTYLASALSSNPSRLKELNLSYNHPGDSGTRMLSALQNDPQWRLEALRVEPAGVQWLRPGLRKYSCQLTIDTNTVHTNLKLSDNNRKVAHVEEVQSYPDHPDRFYFYHQLLCRNDLTGRCYWEVKCRGTVNVAVIYKAGRIQDDFEYVFGVNDQSWSLLFSDDAPRSVCHSKKEMSISSSSVSNTVAVYVDCPAGTLSFYRVSSDTLIHLHTFNTTFTEPLYPGFTLWSPGSSVSLCEV; encoded by the exons TATACACAGATCTGTACATcatagagggagggactgcagaggtcactgATGAACATGAGCTCAGACAGATTGAAATGGCATCCAGGAAATCAGACAGGCAAGAAAAAACAGTCAGACAAGACAAGATCTTTAAAGGCTCACCTGGAAGAgaagaaccaatcagaacagtgctgacaaagggagtggctggcattgggaaaacagtcttaacacaaaaatacactcttgactgggctgaagacaaagccaaccaggacatccagttcatatttctgttcactttcagagagctgaatctTTTGAAAGAGAAAACTTTCAGCTTGGtggaacttgttcatcacttctttactgaaaccaaagaatcaggaatctgcagctttgaagacttccaggttgtgttcatctttgatggtctggatgagtgtcgacttcctctggacttcaaCAACACCAAGATCCTGACTGACCCTAGAGAGGCCACCTCAGTTCatttgctgctgataaacctagTTAAGGGCCATTTACTTCCCTCTGCCCAtgtctggataaccacacgacctgcagcagccaatcagatccctgcTCAGTTTGTTGACATAGTGACAGAGATCAGGGGGTTCAATGACCGACAGAAGGATGAATATTTctggaagagattcagagatgaggagcaggccagtaTTATAATTTCCCACATCTTGTTATCAGAAaacctccacatcatgtgccgcATCCCAGttttctgctggatcactgctacagttctggattCTCTTACAATAAATAATGAGAGCAGTGATCTGCCTAAAAGCCTCACAGAGCTGTACATCCACTTCATGATGGTGCAAGTCCAATTGAAGAAGGTCAAGGATGAAGGATCGGAGACAGATCCACCCTGGAGTCCAGACAGCAGGAAGATGGTTGAggctctgggaaaactggcttttgatcagctacagaaaagaaatctgatcttctatgaatcagacctgacagagtgtggcatcgatatcagtgcagcctcagtgtactcaggagtgttcacacacatctttaaagaggagagaggactgtaccaggacaaggtgttctgctttgtccatctgagtgttcaggagtttctggctgctcttcatgtccatctgaccttcatcaactccgGAGTAAATCTGCTGGAAGAAAAGAAATCTTGGTCATTTAAACTGTTTGGAATTAAACACAAGCAAAAAGTCTTCTACCAGTGTGCTGTagacaaggccttacagagtccaaatggacacctggacttgtttcttcgtttcctcctgggtctttcgcTTCAGAcaaatcagactctcctacgaggcctgctgacacagacaggaagtagctcacagaccaatcaggaaacagttcagtacatcaagaagaagctcaatGAGAACCTGTCCACAGAGAAAAGCCTCAACCTGTTTCACTgtttgaatgaactgaatgattgtTCTCTAGTGGTTGAGATCCAGCAGTCCCTGAGTTCAGGAAGTCTCTCTACAgatgaactgtctcctgctcagtggtcagctctagtcttcatcttactgtcatcagaaaatTATCTGGATGtttttgacctgaagaaatactctgcttcagaggaagctcttctgaggctgctgccagtggtcaaagcctccaaaaaAGTCAT actgaATGACTGTCAGCTCTCAGAgaaaagctgtgaagctctgtcttTAGTTTTCAGCTCCCAGTCCAACAGtgtgagagagctggacctgagcaaCAATGACCTgaaggattcaggagtgaagctgctGTCTGTTGGAGTGAAAAATCCACGCTGTAAACTagaaactctcag TCTGTCGGGCTGCCTGATCACAGAGCAAGGCTGTACTtatctggcctcagctctgagctccaatCCCTCCCGTTTGAAAGAGCTGAACCtaagctacaatcatccaggtgactctGGCACGAGGATGCTTTCAGCATTACAGAATGATCCACAGTGGAGGCTGGAAGCTCTCAG ggtggagcctgctggagtccaatggttgagaccaggtctgaggaagt attcctgtcaactcacaattgacacaaacacagtacacacaaacctcaaactgtctgacaacaacaggaaggtggcacatgtggaggaggttcaatcatatcctgatcatccagacagattttaCTTCTATCATCAGCTGCTCTGTAGAAATGATCTGACTGGtcgttgttactgggaggtcaaGTGTAGAGGAACCGTTAATGTAGCAGTGATTTACAAAGCTGGAAGGATACAAGATGATTTTGAATATGTTTTTGGAGTTAATGACCAGTCCTGGAGTCTGCTCTTCTCTGATGATGCTCCTCGTTCTGTATGtcacagtaaaaaagaaatgtccatctcctcctcctccgtctcTAACACtgtagcagtgtatgtggactgtcctgctggcactctgtccttctacagagtctcctctgacactctgatccacctccacaccttcaacaccacattcactgaacCTCTTTATCCTGGATTTACACTCTGGTCTCCTGGTTCCTCAGTCAGTCTTTGTGAAGTTTAG
- the LOC101473174 gene encoding protein NLRC3-like produces the protein MDQCEDREEGVPPSKTTLCGEHESQTKAQRNQPGPEPSCVSLKSDWSKSIGADFKGQCSAVERVNKESSKVSTDQSGQQHHHIKLNSIFMLLEENIITFVKNELKTIQRVLVPDYMEPFERQKKDENVFGVNEQQRSREPFLKIALHFLRTMKQEELADQLQSKMSAPICTHDLKTLLKKKFQCVFEGIAKAGNPTRLNQIYTELYITEGGTAEVNDEHEVRQIETASRKPDRPERTIKHGEFFNASSGRDQTNRIVLTKGVAGIGKTILTQKIILDWTEDKANQDIQFIFPFTFRELNVLKDKKFSLVELVHHFITTTKDSGICRFEDFQVMFILDGLDECRLPLDFNNNMILTDVAVSTSVDVLLTNLIRGNLLPSAHLWITTRPAAANQIPPQCVDMVTEIRGFTDPQKEEYFRKRFRDEKQGSRIISHIKTSRSLHIMCHIPVFCWITATVLEEMLRTTEVRKLPNTLTEMYIHFLVVQAKVKKVKYDEGAETDPHWSPESRKMVESLGKLAFHQLQKGNLIFYESDLTECGIDIRAASVYSGVFTQIFREERGLYQDKVFCFVHLSVQEFLAALHVSLTFINSDVNLLEEAQTISSRSDKTHFYQSAVDKALESPNGHLDLFLRFLLGLSMPTNQTLLRGLLTTTERSSQTNQTLLASLLTRLRSSSQFNQKTYIKKKLNENLSTEKSINLFHCLNELNDRSLVEEIKQSLSSGSISTDKLSPAQWSALVFILLSSKKDMDVFDLKKYSDSEEALLQLLPVVKASKNALLSSCNLSHRSCEALSSSLKLEDCGLRSLDMGNNKLQDSGLKLLLAGLEIPYSKLETLRLSNCNLSKRSCEILSSVLSASYSILRELDLSDNDLKDSGMTILSSGLDNPHCKLETLRLTGCLITKYGCTSLVSAVKANHSHLRELDLTYNHPEEAGVKLLEQLRLEILRVEPAGVRWLRPGLRKYSCQLEIDTNTVHTNLKLSEDNRKVTRVVEGQPYPDHPDRFDYWPQLLCRDGLTGRCYWEVECRGGVNISVSYRAINRRGDREHCVFGENDQSWSLSCSDDGCYFVWHNNKKTSISSSSSSSSVSNRVAVYVDCPAGTLSFYRVSSDTLIHLHTFNTTFTEPLYPGFTVLFPTSSVNLCTV, from the exons atggatcagtgtgaggacagagaggagggagtccctccctctaaaaccactctgtgtggggaacatgagagccagaccaaagctcagag gaaccaacctggacctgaacccagctgtgtgtCCTTAAAGAGTGACTGGTCAAAGAGTATTGGTGCTGATTTTAAAGGACAATGCTCTGCTGTGGAAAG GGTGAACAAGGAGAGCTCAAAGGTTTCCACTGATCAGTCTGGCCAGCAGCATCACCACATAAAACTTAACTCAATATTTATG CTACTGGAGGAAAACAttatcacttttgtgaagaatgaGCTGAAGACGATCCAAAGAGTTCTGGTTCCAGACTACATGGAACCATTTGAGCGTCAGAAAAAGGATGAGAACGTGTTTGGAGTGAATGAACAGCAGAGAAGCAGAGAACCCTTCCTAAAGATCGCACTACACTTCCTGAGGACAATGAAGCAGGAAGAGCTGGCTGACCAactgcagagca AAATGTCTGCTCCAATTTGTACACATGATCTTAAAACTttgctgaagaagaagttccagtgtgtattTGAGgggatcgctaaagcaggaaacccaacccgtctaaatcagatctacacagagctctacatcacagagggagggaccgcagaggtcaatgatgaacatgaggttagacagattgaaacagcatccaggaaaccagacagaccagaaagaACAATCAAACATGGAGAATTCTTTAATGCCTCAAGTGGAAGAGATCAAACAAACAGAatagtgctgacaaagggagtggctggcattgggaaaacaatTTTAACTCAGAAAATCATTCTGGACTGGACTGAAGACAAAGcgaaccaggacatccagtttatatttccattcactttcagagagctgaatgtgttgAAAGATAAAAAATTCAGCTTGGtggaacttgttcatcactttatAACCACAACTAAAGACTCAGGAATCTGCAgatttgaagacttccaggttatgTTCATtcttgatggtctggatgagtgtcgacttcctctggattTCAACAACAATATGATTCTGACTGATGTTGCAGTGTCCACATCAGTGGATGTCCTGCTCACAAATCTCATCAGAGGGaacctgcttccctctgctcatcTCTGGATAacaacacgacctgcagcagccaatcagatccctcctcagTGTGTTGACATGGTGACGGAgatcagagggttcactgacccacagaaggaggagtacttcaggaagagattcagagatgagaaGCAGGGAAGCAGGATCATCtctcacatcaagacatcacgaagcctccacatcatgtgccacatcccagtcttctgctggatcactgctacagtacTGGAGGAAATGTTGAGAACCACAGAGGTGAGAAAGCTACCcaacaccctgactgagatgtacatccacttcctggtggttcaggccaaagtgaagaaggtcaagtatgatgaaggagctgagacagatccacactggagtccagagagcaggaagatggttgagtctctgggaaaactggcttttcatcagctgcagaaaggaaacctgatcttctatgaatcagacctgacagagtgtggcatcgatatcagagcagcctcagtgtactcaggagtgttcacacagatctttagagaggagagagggctgtaccaggacaaggtgttctgctttgtccatctgagtgttcaggagtttctggctgctcttcatgtcagtctgaccttcatcaactctgatGTCAATTTGCTGGAAGAAGCACAAACAATCTCCAGTAGGTctgataaaacacatttctaccagagtgctgtggatAAGGCCTtagagagtccaaatggacacctggacttgttcctccgatTCCTTTTGGGTCTTTCAATGCCGACCAATCAGACCCTCCTACGAGGCCTGCTGACAACGACCGAAAGAAGttcacagaccaatcagactctacTAGCATCCCTGCTTACACGGCTTAGAAGTAGTTCACAGTTCAACCAGAAAACATATATCAAGAAAAAACTCAATGAGAATCTATctacagagaaaagcatcaacctGTTCCACTGTcttaatgaactgaatgatcgttctctagtggaggaaaTCAAACAGTCCCTGAGTTCAGGAAGTATCTCCActgataaactgtctcctgctcagtggtcagctctggttttcatcttactgtcatccaAAAAAGAtatggatgtgtttgacctgaagaaatactctgattcagaggaggctcttctgcagctgctgccagtggtcaaagcctccaaaaaCGCTCT GCTCAGTAGCTGCAATCTGTCACatagaagctgtgaagctctatCCTCTTCTCTAAAATTAGAAGACTGTGGACTGAGATCTCTAGACATGGGTAACAATAAACTGCAGGATTCAGGATTGAAGCTGCTGTTGGCTGGATTGGAAATTCCATACAGTAAACTGGAAACACTCAG ATTGAGCAACTGTAACCTCTCAAAGAGAAGCTGTGAAattctgtcctcagttctcagcgCTTCATACTCTattctgagagagctggacctgagtgacAATGACCTTAAGGACTCTGGAATGACCATATTGTCTTCTGGACTGGATAATCCACACTGTAAACTGGAAACACTCAG GCTGACAGGATGCCTGATCACAAAATATGGTTGTACCTCTCTGGTATCAGCTGTGAAGGCCAACcactcccatctgagagagcttgACTTGACTTACAATCATCCAGAAGAGGCAGGAGTAAAACTATTAGAGCAGCTAAGACTGGAAATTCTCAG ggtggagcctgctggagtccgatggttgagaccgggtctgaggaagt attcctgtcaactcgaaatcgacacaaacacagtgcacaCAAACCTCAAACTGTCTGaagacaacaggaaggtgacacgtgtggtGGAAGGTCAgccatatcctgatcatcctgACAGATTTGATTATTGGCCTCAGCTACTGTGCAgagatggtctgactggtcgttgttactgggaggttGAGTGTAGAGGAGGAGTTAACATATCAGTAAGTTACAGAGCAATCAACAGGAGAGGAGACAGAGAACACTGTGTGTTTGGAGagaatgatcagtcctggagtctgagctgTTCAGATGATGGTTGTTATTTTGTCTggcacaataataaaaaaacatccatctcctcctcctcctcgtcctcctctgtctctaacagagtagcagtgtatgtggactgtcctgctggcactctgtccttctacagagtctcctctgacactctgatccacctccacaccttcaacaccacattcactgaacCTCTTTATCCTGGATTTACAGTCTTGTTTCCTACTTCCTCAGTGAATTTGTGTACAGTTTAG